Sequence from the Persephonella sp. genome:
CAAATTCTACCAGTTCCTGTAATTTGCTCATCTGACTTCCCTCCGTTTTTGTTTTCGGATTCTCCTTAATCTGTTTTGGCAGTTTGTTCTCCTAAGCCAAACTGTTTGAGTATTTTAAGTGCCCTTTCTGTCGGCTGTGCACCTTTAGCAAGCCACTGTTTTGCTTTTTCGACGTTTATATTTCCGGTTTTAAGAATAGGATCGTATGTCC
This genomic interval carries:
- the rpsP gene encoding 30S ribosomal protein S16 — protein: MVRIRLSRGGRKKHPVYRMVVMDSRSPRESKYIDYIGTYDPILKTGNINVEKAKQWLAKGAQPTERALKILKQFGLGEQTAKTD